The following are encoded together in the Zingiber officinale cultivar Zhangliang chromosome 8A, Zo_v1.1, whole genome shotgun sequence genome:
- the LOC122012277 gene encoding NAC domain-containing protein 100-like, which translates to MNLPPGFRFHPTDEELITHYLAPKLSDSNFSETTVITELDMNKIEPWNLPCKFSLSSTILLHFKILLLMIYFDPAAITKLGEEWYFFCMKNRKNPTGLRTNRATDSGYWKASGKNKEIHGRRRDLIGSKKTLVFYRGRAPKGEKTNWIMHEYRAGRNPTAINNNVWVICRVFSKNSGCGSHGSTCFSSSHGAENSLEGEFFRDLLADEVTQLDVLGSKR; encoded by the exons ATGAACTTGCCGCCAGGTTTCAGGTTCCATCCGACTGATGAAGAACTCATCACTCACTACCTCGCTCCGAAGCTCTCTGACTCCAATTTCTCTGAAACAACTGTGATAACTGAGCTCGACATGAACAAGATCGAGCCATGGAATCTGCCATGCAAGTTCTCACTGTCCTCGACCATTCTTCTCCACTTTAAAATTCTCCTTTTGATGATTTATTTCGATCCTGCAGCGATCACGAAATTGGGAGAGGAGTGGTACTTCTTCTGCATGAAGAACAGGAAGAACCCTACAGGACTGAGGACCAACAGGGCCACTGATTCAGGCTACTGGAAAGCATCAGGAAAAAACAAGGAAATCCACGGAAGAAGAAGGGACTTGATCGGGTCGAAGAAAACCCTAGTTTTCTACAGAGGGAGGGCACCAAAAGGAGAGAAGACAAACTGGATCATGCATGAGTACAGAGCAGGGAGGAACCCTACAGCCATTAAT AATAATGTTTGGGTGATCTGCAGAGTGTTCTCTAAGAACTCTGGATGTGGCAGCCATGGCTCGACCTGCTTCTCCAGTTCTCATGGAGCTGAAAACAGTTTAGAGGGAGAGTTCTTCCGAGATTTGTTAGCTGATGAAGTGACTCAATTAGATGTGTTAGGTAGTAAAAGATGA